Proteins encoded within one genomic window of Calonectris borealis chromosome 1, bCalBor7.hap1.2, whole genome shotgun sequence:
- the FKBP4 gene encoding peptidyl-prolyl cis-trans isomerase FKBP4, translating into MTAEEMKADGAPLEGADITPKRDEGVLKVVKREGSGTESPMIGDKVTVHYTGWLLDGTKFDSSLDRRDKFSFDLGKGEVIKAWDIAVATMKVGEICRITCKPEYAYGSAGSPPKIPPNATLIFEIELFEFKGEDLTDDEDGGIIRRIRKKGEGYSKPNEGAIVEIQFEGRYGDRVFDRRELRFEIGEGDNYDLPHGLEKAIQKMEKSEESVFYLKPNYGFGSAGKEKFQIPPDAELQYEVKLKSFEKAKESWEMNTDEKLEQSCIVKERGTQYFKEGKYKRAALQYKKIVSWLEHESGLSDEEDTKAKSLRLAAHLNLAMCHLKLKEYSQALENCNKALELDSNNEKGLFRRGEAHLAVNDFELARGDFQKVIQLYPSNKAAKVQLVTCQQKIREQHEKEKKMYANMFQRLADKDLKSAATLQTSHTEDEEMKDEQNGVEDKSEVDTEA; encoded by the exons ATGACGGCGGAGGAGATGAAAGCGGACGGGGCTCCCTTGGAGGGGGCGGACATCACCCCCAAGCGGGATGAGGGCGTCCTCAAG GTTGTCAAGAGAGAAGGCAGTGGGACAGAGTCTCCAATGATAGGTGATAAAGTGACCGTCCATTACACAGGGTGGCTTCTTGATGGCACAAAATTTGACTCCAGTCTGGACAGGAGAGACAAATTTTCATTTGACTTGGGGAAAG GTGAGGTGATCAAAGCATGGGACATTGCTGTGGCAACTATGAAGGTTGGTGAAATCTGTCGGATTACATGTAAACCAGAATACGCCTATGGCTCAGCTGGGAGCCCCCCAAAGATACCTCCCAACGCCACACTGATTTTTGAG aTAGAACTTTTTGAGTTTAAGGGGGAGGACCTCACTGATGATGAAGATGGTGGCATCATCCGAAGAATCCGTAAAAAAGGGGAAGGCTACTCCAAGCCCAATGAGGGTGCAATTGTAGAGA TCCAGTTTGAAGGCCGATATGGAGATCGTGTTTTTGACAGGCGAGAATTGCGATTTGAGATCGGAGAAGGTGACAACTATGATCTTCCTCATGGACTGGAGAAAGCAATTCAAAAAATGGAGAAATCGGAGGAATCTGTATTCTATCTCAAACCCAA CTATGGTTTTGGAAGTGCTGGGAAGGAGAAATTTCAGATCCCTCCAGATGCAGAGCTACAGTATGAAGTGAAACTCAAAAGCTTTGAAAAG GCTAAGGAGTCTTGGGAAATGAACACAGATGAGAAGCTGGAACAAAGCTGCATTGTGAAGGAGAGAGGCACTCAGTACTTCAAG GAGGGGAAATACAAACGGGCAGCATTACAGTATAAGAAGATTGTGTCATGGCTGGAGCATGAATCGGGACTCTCCGATGAGGAGGATACGAAAGCCAAAAGCTTGAGGCTTGCTGCCCACCTTAATCTAGCTATGTGCCATCTCAAGCTGAAGGAATACTCCCAGGCTTTGGAGAACTGCAACAAG GCACTCGAGTTGGATAGCAACAATGAAAAAGGCCTCTTCCGGCGTGGAGAAGCACACTTGGCTGTCAATGACTTTGAATTGGCCAGGGGAGATTTCCAGAAAGTGATACAACTTTATCCAAGTAACAAAGCTGCCAAAGTGCAACTGGTAACTTGTCAGCAAAAAATACGGGAGCAGCacgagaaagagaaaaagatgtatGCCAACATGTTCCAAAGGCTTGCAGACAAAGACTTAAAG